CGGTCGGGTTCACCGGCTCATACAAAGCCGGTAAAGCGCTGTTTGATATTGCCGTCAGCAGGCCTGAACCAATTCCCGTATATGCAGAGATGGGGAGCACAAATCCTGTTTTTATTTTACCTGACGCAGCAAAAGAACGTGGACAGGAAATAGCTGCTGCCTATGCAGCATCAGTAACAATGGGCATCGGGCAATTTTGTACCAACCCCGGATTGATGATCTTTCAAAACCAGGACAATAATTTCCTGCAGCTCCTCAAAACTGCATTTGAAAAAACGACCGGCGGCGTAATGCTCACGCCAAACATATTAGACTCCTATAACTCAGGTGTGCACCAACACCTCACAACTGAAGGTGTTGAACAACTGGCTATTTCCGGAACGTCTGCCGTTGATGTTGCAAACCTGGCCGTACCAGTATTACTGAAGACGAGTGGTAAGGTATTAGATAATAATCCTGCATTAAGCGAAGAGATCTTTGGCCCGACCGGAATGGTAGTGTCGGCCAGCTCGAAAAAAGAAATGCTCGCCATAGCTGAGAACCTTTCAGGTCATCTGACTGCTACTGTTCATGGTACAGAAGACGAGTTGATCGGGTACAGGCAATTGCTGGAGGTATTAGAGCAGAAGGCAGGACGGGTAGTTATCAATGGCTTTCCTACCGGTGTGGAAGTGGGCAATGCGATGGTGCATGGCGGACCATTTCCTTCCACTACAGACAGCAGAACAACATCTGTTGGTACAGCCGCCATTTACCGTTTTACAAGACCTGTCTGCTACCAGAATATGCCACAGCAGTTATTGCCGCCAGCATTACGAGATAAAAATGTCTTGAATATCTACCGCTTGATAAATGGAGATTGGTCAACTAAAGACATTGCCCGGATGACTTAAATGAATCCATAAAAAATAATTACGATGAGCAGAAAACTAAGAAGCCTCGATTGGTTTGGCAAAGATGATAAGATGGGATTCGTACACCGCTCATGGTTGCGTAACCAGGGATATCCGGATGACTATTTTCGTGGCCGCCCGGTAATTGGTATTTGTAATACATGGAGTGAACTGACCCCCTGCAATGGTCATCTCAGGGATTTCGCGGAAATAGTGAAGCGCGGTGTAATTGAAGCAGGCGGATTCCCGCTTGAATTTCCTGTTACTTCATTAGGTGAAACGATCATGAAACCCACCACCATGCTATTTCGCAATCTGGCGAGCATGGATACCGAAGAAAGCATCCGGGCCAATCCATTGGATGGCGTGGTATTGCTTACAGGTTGTGATAAAACAACCCCCAGTACAGTAATGGGAGCCTGTAGTGTTGATTTACCAACAATAGTGGTTCCCGGAGGCCCAATGCTGAATGGAAGGTTCAAAGGAGAATGCCTGGGATCGGGATCCTTTAACTGGATGGTGAAAGAAAAAAAACTGAATGAAAATTATACAGCAGAAGATATTTTGGAGGCAGAAACAGGAACCGCCAGGAGTCAGGGTCATTGCATGAGTATGGGAACTGCTTCCACCATGGCTTGTATGGTAGAAGCACTGGGGCTGACACTGCCAGGCGCTGCTACCATTCCAGCAGTGGATGCAAGAAAAAAAGTAATGGCACAGCTAAGTGGAAGAAGAATAGTAGAAATGGTGAAAGAGGATCTGAAGCTTTCGACTATCCTTACCCGTAAGGCATTTGAAAATTCAATCGTCATAAATGCGGCAATAGGCGGGTCAACCAATTTCCTTATTCATCTGCAGGCAATCGCAGGAAGAATTGGAGTAGAGTTGAAGCTGGAAGATTTTGACCATATTGGCAGTAAGATCCCATTGCTGGTCAATCTCAAACCATCCGGTGAATTTTTGATGGAAGATTTCTATTATGCCGGAGGGCTGCCTGTTGTAATAAATGAAATGAAAGAATATCTTCACAATGAGACCATAACCGTAAATGGAAAAACCATCGGTGAAAATTACAGCAAAACAGTTTGTTATAACCGGAATGTTATTGCTTCTGTTGATCACCCCCTGCAACACAATGCGGGGATTGCTGTATTGAAAGGAAATCTATGTGTGGATGGAGCTATCATCAAACCATCCGCCGCATCCAGGGAATTGATCAAACACCGTGGTCGTGCCGTGGTATTTGAATCCATGGAAGATTATCATGCCCGTATTGATGACCCCGATCTGGATATCGACGAAAATTGTGTCATTGTCTTAAAAACTGTCGGCCCGGTTGGTTATCCGGGTATGCCGGAAGTAGGCAATGTTGACTTGCCTGAAAAAATATTACGTAAAGGTATCAGGGATATGATCCGGATCTCCGACGGCAGAATGAGTGGCACTGCTGCCGGAACCGTGGTGCTGCACGTGTCGCCGGAGTCTGCTATCGGCGGAACATTGGCCTTCGTAAAGGATGGGGATATGATTGAACTCGATGTTGAGCAAAGAAAATTGCACCTTGACGTCAGCGATGAGGAATTACAGAAAAGAAAGGCAGCCTGGATACCGCCGGCGCCTATGGCAGCCCGGGGTTATGTAAAAATATATATTGATCATGTGCAGCAAGCCCACCTGGGCGCCGACCTGGATATCTTAAAAGGAGGATCTGGTGATACCGTGACAAGGGATTTGCATTAATGCCAGCCCGGATTCACCAGCGGCAATCATTTAAAAAACTAAAAATGAAACTATACAAAACGAAAAACGGGGTCATCATCGAGAATGACGAAAGCCTTTTCGAAGTTCAGGTTCAGGACTGGGATAATTTCATTAACGATGACAATCTTTTTAAAACAATTAATTCGCTGTTGAGCTCCGGCCATGGTACTAAAAAAGATTC
This portion of the Pseudobacter ginsenosidimutans genome encodes:
- a CDS encoding aldehyde dehydrogenase (NADP(+)) — encoded protein: MIAGQQIIGFDYSAEGSETFYSYNPAEQHNTNYLFHKATTGEINLAVQKAAAAFQVYRKNSGAEKAHFLNVLAEDLLYTGDELIKVCNEETGLPPVRIEGERMRTVNQIKMFATLLSEGSWVDARIDTGNPERTPLPKPDLRFMHIPIGPVVVFGASNFPLAFSVAGGDTISAFAAGCSVVVKAHPAHPATSAIIGKLVQTAAKKTNMPDGLFSLLFDDGIDVGIQLVKHPLVKAVGFTGSYKAGKALFDIAVSRPEPIPVYAEMGSTNPVFILPDAAKERGQEIAAAYAASVTMGIGQFCTNPGLMIFQNQDNNFLQLLKTAFEKTTGGVMLTPNILDSYNSGVHQHLTTEGVEQLAISGTSAVDVANLAVPVLLKTSGKVLDNNPALSEEIFGPTGMVVSASSKKEMLAIAENLSGHLTATVHGTEDELIGYRQLLEVLEQKAGRVVINGFPTGVEVGNAMVHGGPFPSTTDSRTTSVGTAAIYRFTRPVCYQNMPQQLLPPALRDKNVLNIYRLINGDWSTKDIARMT
- a CDS encoding IlvD/Edd family dehydratase codes for the protein MSRKLRSLDWFGKDDKMGFVHRSWLRNQGYPDDYFRGRPVIGICNTWSELTPCNGHLRDFAEIVKRGVIEAGGFPLEFPVTSLGETIMKPTTMLFRNLASMDTEESIRANPLDGVVLLTGCDKTTPSTVMGACSVDLPTIVVPGGPMLNGRFKGECLGSGSFNWMVKEKKLNENYTAEDILEAETGTARSQGHCMSMGTASTMACMVEALGLTLPGAATIPAVDARKKVMAQLSGRRIVEMVKEDLKLSTILTRKAFENSIVINAAIGGSTNFLIHLQAIAGRIGVELKLEDFDHIGSKIPLLVNLKPSGEFLMEDFYYAGGLPVVINEMKEYLHNETITVNGKTIGENYSKTVCYNRNVIASVDHPLQHNAGIAVLKGNLCVDGAIIKPSAASRELIKHRGRAVVFESMEDYHARIDDPDLDIDENCVIVLKTVGPVGYPGMPEVGNVDLPEKILRKGIRDMIRISDGRMSGTAAGTVVLHVSPESAIGGTLAFVKDGDMIELDVEQRKLHLDVSDEELQKRKAAWIPPAPMAARGYVKIYIDHVQQAHLGADLDILKGGSGDTVTRDLH